One stretch of Brettanomyces nanus chromosome 4, complete sequence DNA includes these proteins:
- a CDS encoding uncharacterized protein (BUSCO:EOG093430L0~EggNog:ENOG41): MPNTNYPNSPNMRGAASPRSQSRQASIVELLSLPPPLESQDQVSISSLSSESVGMTFAQAAALGNSLNTSSRRPSGRGPSTATGSGSISNTLPLAPSSSTSSFGQLPSPQLQSQLQPQSQQPPSLQPPLQQSQQPQLYNTIGLCRDPSVSSSILAGTSVDWQDVQLGELVEQNRLIIIEDNVSVEEAFKTLVKNGLTSVPVEHFADDPNCLTFDYADLNAYLLLVLNKVKPESLYSMDYEPKDEIPTLTRKAQRGEQVPVSFVIRMTSKNPFIRLSEFDTLSTVVEILGTGVHRVAITDGNKMTGVLSQRRLIKFLWDNARRFPSMEPLFTSSLSSLNIGSSNPVSIFGDQLLIEGFMKMHALKISSLAVVDRNYRLLGNISVTDVRLVSNSSRSDLLYKTCLHFISVILNSRGLENGKDSFPIFHVTTSSSLARTIAKLVATQSHRLWIVKPDNPSPPAQLGQSTAPISPAPTGSSAYERQSSVSGGGSVSMHASTSNLSSEMAAATAAAVTQEKEISNGKLVGVVSLTDILSILAKTLGKDHVDPNIARQQRRRSSSSASSRTSGSLEQFRKSISESSTR, from the coding sequence ATGCCTAATACAAACTACCCGAACTCTCCAAATATGAGAGGCGCCGCATCTCCTCGTTCCCAATCTAGACAGGCCTCCATAGTGGAGCTGCTCTCGTTGCCACCCCCTTTAGAATCCCAAGATCAGGTCTCAATCAGCTCTCTATCCTCTGAGTCTGTTGGAATGACCTTTGCTCAAGCTGCTGCTTTGGGcaactctttgaacacttCTAGTCGTCGTCCTTCTGGTCGTGGACCTTCGACAGCTACGGGTTCTGGCTCCATTTCTAATACTCTCCCTTTGGCTCCGTCATCATCCACCTCTTCATTTGGCCAACTACCCTCCCCACAGTTACAATCACAGCTGCAACCGCAATCTCAACAGCCACCATCATTACAACCGCCTTTACAGCAATCACAACAACCGCAGCTCTATAATACTATTGGTCTTTGTAGAGACCCGTCTGTCTCTTCGTCTATTTTGGCTGGTACTTCTGTGGACTGGCAGGATGTTCAGCTAGGCGAGTTAGTGGAACAGAATCGGTTGATTATTATTGAGGACAATGTCTCTGTGgaagaagcattcaagACACTCGTCAAGAACGGCTTGACATCGGTACCAGTTGAGCATTTTGCAGACGATCCGAACTGTTTGACGTTTGACTACGCAGACTTGAATGCATATTTATTGTTGGTGTTGAATAAGGTGAAGCCAGAGTCTCTCTACAGTATGGACTACGAGCCAAAAGATGAAATTCCTACCCTGACTCGTAAAGCCCAACGTGGTGAACAGGTTCCTGTCTCCTTTGTTATTCGCATGACAAGTAAGAATCCATTCATCAGGCTTTCCGAGTTTGACACTCTATCTACTGTGGTTGAAATATTAGGAACAGGCGTTCATCGTGTTGCCATTACAGATGGTAACAAGATGACTGGTgttctttctcaaagaaGACTGATTAAGTTCTTATGGGACAATGCCCGCAGGTTCCCATCTATGGAACCTCTTTTCacttcatctctttctagCTTGAACATTGGATCGTCAAACCCTGTCTCCATCTTTGGTGACCAACTGCTTATTGAGGGCTTTATGAAGATGCATGCTTTAAAGATCTCGTCTTTGGCTGTGGTGGACAGAAACTACCGTTTACTTGGAAATATTTCAGTGACAGACGTCCGCCTGGTGTCGAATTCATCTCGCTCGGATCTATTATACAAGACATGCCTTCATTTCATATCAGTTATTCTTAACTCAAGAGGCTTAGAAAATGGTAAAGACTCTTTCCCCATTTTTCATGTTACCacctcatcttctttggctaGAACTATAGCCAAGCTTGTTGCAACCCAGTCGCATAGACTATGGATTGTGAAGCCGGATAATCCTTCTCCACCAGCACAGCTGGGCCAAAGTACGGCGCCTATTAGTCCTGCTCCTACGGGTTCTTCTGCCTACGAAAGACAGAGCTCGGTGTCCGGAGGGGGTTCTGTCTCTATGCATGCTAGCACTTCCAACTTGAGTTCTGAGAtggctgctgctactgcaGCAGCTGTTACacaggagaaggagatttcAAATGGTAAGTTGGTTGGTGTGGTTTCGCTTACTGATATATTGTCTATATTGGCGAAGACATTGGGCAAGGACCATGTTGACCCAAATATTGCACGacaacagagaagaagatccagcAGTAGTGCAAGCAGCAGAACATCTGGATCATTGGAACAGTTTAGGAAAAGCATTTCGGAGTCGAGCACACGCTGA